The genomic DNA CGCGGGGCCAAGCGTGGCTCCTGGGGACAACTCGTGCTCGGTCTTCTCGGTGGCTTCATCCTGGGCTGCGTGTTCGTGGTGATCCAACTCTTCGAGTGGAAGGATAAGCCGTTCACCTACGCATCCAGCGCCTATGGCTCGCTCTATTTTACGATCACCGGCTTCCACATGGCGCACGTGGTTGCCGGGCTCGTAATATTGCTGATGCTGCTCGTCTGGTCGCTCATGCGCTACTTCGATTCCGAGCGCAATGCGCCGGTCTCGATCGGAGCGATCTATTGGCACTTCGTCGATGTGGTGTGGCTGACGGTGTTCTTCAGCCTCTACATCACACCTTATCTGGGATGAATCATGCCTGAGACCCTTATGAGAAGCTATGGCATCCAGCATCCGGCCCCCCATGGTAACAGCGTCAGCATGGGCCTGGTCTGGGCAGGTCTGCTGGCTGCTCCGGTAGCGTGGAGTCTTCAGCTTCTCGTCAATTACGGTCTGGCGAGCCATGCCTGCTTCCCGCGTGATTACCTTTACGCGCGGGTCGTCCCTGGTTGGGGCTGGATCATGCCTGCCCTCGTGGCGATCAATATCGCCGCCCTGGTTATCGCCTGCATCGGGACTGCGATCTCCTATCGGAACTGGAGTCATATCAGCCAGGAGGCATCCGGGGGGCACACACGGTTGCTCGAGGCCGGCGAGGGGCGCACGCGGTTCCTCGCTGTCTGGGGCATCTGGTCCGGCGTATGGTTCGCTATCGCGATCGTCTTCGACACGATCGCCGTCTTCGCGGTGCCGCTATGTGGAAGCTGAGGTATTCGGCTCTCGTTCTATGGACTCTCGCGGCCGTGAACTCCGCTGCGGCGCACGTGGGCGAAGGGGGCGAGCTTCATTGGAATGTCGAGGCCTGGGTGATCGTTTCGCTCACTGCTGCAATGATGCTCTATGGCTTTGGGCTGCGGAGTATGCGGATACGCAGGGGCGGACGGAGCATCGTCGGGCGCGTTGAAATCGCCACCTTCGTGGGTGGAATTGCCTCGCTCGTCGTCGCGCTTCTTTCGCCGCTCGATGCATTGGGAGCCGAGCTTTTCTCCGGCCACATGGTGCAGCATCTCGTGCTGATGTTGGTGGCCGCGCCGCTCTTCGTTCGGGCGCGGCCGCTGATCGTCTTCCTCTGGGCCCTTCCGCGTGGCACGCGCAAGGCGCTCGGGCGGCTCTGGTCGGGGGGTGGATTGGGGGGATTCTTCAAAATTCTGACCGCCCCATTATCGGTTTGGCTGGCCTTCTGCGGTTTGTTCGCCTTCTGGCATCTGCCGCGGCCCTATTCCTGGGCCCTGGCGCACGAGCCCGTCCATGTTGTGGAACATCTTTGCTTCTTTGTCAGCGCATTCGCATTCTGGTCGGTGGTGATCGAACCCTCCGGGCGCCGACGACTCGATTACGGCGCGACGCTGCTCTTCGTGGCGACGGCGGCGATCCTGAGCGCCCTGCCCGGCGCCCTGATGGTGCTGACCTCGCGTGCCTTCTATCCGGCCCATGCGGAAGGTGCGACACGCTGGGGATTGACGCTCCTGGAGGATCAGCATCTTGCCGGACTGATCATGTGGATTCCGGCCGGCTTCGTCTACATGGCGGCCATCGGGATCCTGTTCGTGCTGTGGCTACGCGCCTCCGAAAAGCGCGCCGCAGCGAGTTTACAGAAATACGCCGCCATGAGCTCGACCGTGGTTCTGCTCCTCGTCGTAGCTGGCTGCGAGGAGGTGACGGGCGTGCAATCGCCAAGCAATGTCACGCCGGTACCGGCGAGCTTCGACGGTGATCCTGGCCGCGGTGCCGTCGTCATCGCTCAGACCGGCTGCGGCTCCTGCCATACCATTCCGGGCATCACCGGCGCAAATGGACTCGTCGGCCCGCCACTCACCCAGATGGGGCGGCGTATCTATGTCGCGGGCCTGTTGCGTAACACGCCGGACAATATGGTGACGTGGCTGCGCGATCCGCAGGTCGTCGTGCCGGGCAATGCCATGCCGAACATGGGATTGCAGGATCAGCAGGCCCGGGATATCGCCGCCTATCTCTATACGCTTCAATAGTGACCTGGACGCTAGAGCATCGGACGTGAGGTGGAACCCACATCCGATACTGCAAGTTTCTGTTTTTGAGCATCTTTTCACGCAAAACCGGTGCCCACTTCCCGCGTTCGATGCTCCCCTCTTAGATGAGCGCATTGTTGCGAGCGGACCCGAAGGGCCACGGCCGTGAAAACCGGGTCCACTTTTCGCTAGCGCGGCCCGCTGGGTCCGCACGATGCGCCAAGGATCGACTTGAAGCGAGAGCTGTTTCCACAAGGTGGAAACAGCTCTTTTCTTTGGTTCAGCCGCAGCATGGCTCAACCATCGGGGATCAGGCGCGCTTTGCTCCGAGATTGGCGAGCCCAGGCTCGCGAGTGCCGTCTTGCGAACC from Microvirga sp. TS319 includes the following:
- a CDS encoding cytochrome c oxidase assembly protein, encoding MWKLRYSALVLWTLAAVNSAAAHVGEGGELHWNVEAWVIVSLTAAMMLYGFGLRSMRIRRGGRSIVGRVEIATFVGGIASLVVALLSPLDALGAELFSGHMVQHLVLMLVAAPLFVRARPLIVFLWALPRGTRKALGRLWSGGGLGGFFKILTAPLSVWLAFCGLFAFWHLPRPYSWALAHEPVHVVEHLCFFVSAFAFWSVVIEPSGRRRLDYGATLLFVATAAILSALPGALMVLTSRAFYPAHAEGATRWGLTLLEDQHLAGLIMWIPAGFVYMAAIGILFVLWLRASEKRAAASLQKYAAMSSTVVLLLVVAGCEEVTGVQSPSNVTPVPASFDGDPGRGAVVIAQTGCGSCHTIPGITGANGLVGPPLTQMGRRIYVAGLLRNTPDNMVTWLRDPQVVVPGNAMPNMGLQDQQARDIAAYLYTLQ
- a CDS encoding heme-copper oxidase subunit III — translated: MSDISMTHAPTSGAAVRPSPLPVGSIGHKASGWWGMLTIILTEGSLFSYLLFSYYYFAVQYGREWLPSEPPKFRLSLPNTIILIVSSVVVWWAERGAKRGSWGQLVLGLLGGFILGCVFVVIQLFEWKDKPFTYASSAYGSLYFTITGFHMAHVVAGLVILLMLLVWSLMRYFDSERNAPVSIGAIYWHFVDVVWLTVFFSLYITPYLG